Proteins encoded together in one Chitinophaga sp. LS1 window:
- a CDS encoding polysaccharide lyase produces the protein MTSKLGVFAFYALILCCACSKEAASPPPLASASALQTTAVGSAINSSWSVNWNNYADGTYASSSAASDFGNITGWVDSRCWISNGNCRIKLLANALSGAGGVIGNVDISDGSAYEVDYDIRFHSQFEWSRGGKLGFGFSIGDGNTGGDPGWDGNGGSARLMWYQTDAGRVFFQPYLYFKDQSGTYGETFGKSYPSSGSLNKGQWYHVHLYVKSNTGSNTDGHVQYVIDNTIVLDRDIRWTTNDSKRLIKGLTFHTFRGGSEDYWEASADGYIYYDNLVVHKISS, from the coding sequence ATGACATCAAAACTCGGCGTATTTGCTTTCTACGCCCTCATCTTATGCTGCGCTTGCAGTAAGGAGGCAGCTTCACCTCCACCCCTCGCATCTGCCTCAGCCCTACAAACGACTGCTGTCGGTTCAGCAATAAACAGCAGCTGGTCAGTAAACTGGAACAACTATGCCGATGGTACTTACGCCAGCTCCTCAGCAGCCTCCGACTTCGGCAACATCACCGGCTGGGTCGATAGCCGTTGCTGGATCTCCAACGGTAACTGCCGCATTAAACTCCTGGCCAATGCGCTCTCCGGCGCCGGCGGCGTTATCGGCAATGTCGACATTTCGGACGGCTCTGCCTATGAAGTAGACTATGACATTCGTTTTCATAGTCAGTTCGAATGGTCCAGAGGTGGTAAGCTGGGCTTCGGTTTTTCCATCGGCGATGGCAATACCGGCGGTGACCCGGGATGGGATGGCAATGGTGGCAGTGCACGCCTCATGTGGTATCAAACCGATGCCGGCCGCGTGTTCTTCCAACCCTATCTCTACTTCAAAGACCAATCAGGCACCTATGGAGAAACTTTCGGTAAATCGTACCCTTCTTCAGGCAGCCTCAATAAAGGACAATGGTATCATGTACACCTGTATGTAAAAAGCAATACCGGTAGTAACACAGATGGTCACGTTCAATACGTGATCGACAATACGATCGTATTAGACAGAGATATCCGCTGGACAACCAATGACAGCAAACGCCTGATCAAAGGATTGACCTTCCACACCTTCAGGGGTGGTAGTGAAGACTATTGGGAAGCTTCAGCAGATGGATACATCTACTATGATAATCTTGTAGTGCACAAGATCAGCAGTTGA
- a CDS encoding tetratricopeptide repeat protein — protein sequence MNIFGFWNDSYYLIIILQIVCIIHCLKTGKRDYIYLLIFLPMIGCIIYFVREILPEINRGEFLPNLQRVFFPKAAIREWEHRLRISDTVANKMGLAAAYADQQQYDKAISLAEECRKSFPKDLGILQQLGRFYFFDQRFADSIVYMEKAFAQTNANLIKQEDELMYARALEATGMLPPAEEVYKKVIRVHHSIDAMYHYGLFLKNQNRNKEALQQFQTIKEEFHLHPRYVRRMNAQWLRLAKREMAGL from the coding sequence ATGAACATTTTTGGCTTCTGGAACGACTCCTATTACCTGATTATTATTTTACAGATTGTTTGTATTATCCATTGTCTTAAAACAGGCAAAAGGGACTATATCTATCTCCTGATCTTCTTACCCATGATCGGATGTATCATCTACTTTGTCCGTGAAATATTACCAGAAATCAACAGGGGAGAGTTCTTACCTAACCTACAACGGGTATTTTTCCCAAAAGCCGCTATCAGAGAGTGGGAACACCGTCTCAGGATATCTGATACCGTTGCTAACAAAATGGGACTGGCAGCCGCCTACGCTGACCAGCAACAATATGACAAAGCCATTTCACTGGCAGAAGAATGCCGGAAAAGCTTTCCTAAAGATTTAGGCATTTTACAACAGCTGGGACGCTTTTATTTCTTTGATCAGCGCTTTGCGGACAGTATTGTCTACATGGAAAAAGCATTTGCACAGACAAATGCGAACCTGATCAAACAGGAAGATGAACTGATGTATGCACGGGCACTGGAAGCCACAGGTATGCTACCACCTGCTGAAGAGGTGTATAAGAAAGTGATTCGTGTACATCACTCTATCGATGCCATGTATCACTATGGCCTATTTCTCAAAAATCAAAACAGGAACAAAGAAGCGTTGCAACAGTTTCAGACTATTAAAGAAGAGTTTCACCTGCATCCAAGATATGTACGCAGGATGAATGCTCAGTGGTTACGACTCGCCAAGCGGGAAATGGCAGGTCTATAA
- a CDS encoding PAS domain S-box protein — MHENPPSDQTAPVGQEIQQIKATLHAVGIGIWDIDILQNKVILDTTCKELFGLPPVTNITYEMLLGSLHPADRQQVRESAKKLIQKQVDNSINLRFRTADVDNRSLRWIQVKGQVYFTPEDSAARLSGMAMDITSEVAANEKAEVAERLSTIAMESSGAGSFTIDFASDTITYSPSLAHMIMGERMGGTQFRDIFLPYVHPEDRKIREAAYEEAMDTGILSYECRFIWKDGTVHWVKIRGKYYYDLTGRPVSFSGIGLDVTESREHTRLLKEVEQRFLLAFNNSSISMAFLDKNGVIQEVNKAFAGLLGYAQPELSGMHYRSIVQADYRGESDKLFASLVNGEQEFYNQIKQYYHQDGSVRWVQVNIATVAMEEANSTHILAIAFDIGNEVAVRKEQQQLLSLVENSNDLIMVSNLEGNVTYINEAGVRLLGLPNKASAITHSMKDFFEPTFFNQVKDSIIPELLREGKWTGRQTYQHQETGEPLPFMTNAFRLDSPMSGKPIAVAGVARDLRTELETQKALLESENRFRSLVEEAPVPTALYVGRELIIEVANEAMLNLWDRGSAIIGLPLTRAIPEIHGHSFLNIMDHIFNSGEVYHGREMPIDLVINGRATLLYLNITFKPLLNPQGEVYAIMNMATDVTQQVLAKNKILENQSFLESEVLERTEELAASNEELAAMNEELQEANLHLVRSNQELEQYAYVASHDLQEPLRKIRIYADLLSNKDDLNIEHKRLVDKINQSSERMSMLIKDLLEFSRLLETGNMMRDVDLTELLLMVSKDFELIIEEKKARINIGKLPVIQGVPLQMNQLFYNLMSNALKFTQEGATPVVEIQARVISLAEVANYLRMPEQGRQYYDISFRDNGIGFDNKYSEQIFEVFKRLHNRNQYPGSGIGLSLCRRIVGNHGGHMYVLSAPNEGTIFHIILPGKQ, encoded by the coding sequence ATGCATGAGAATCCCCCATCTGATCAGACCGCTCCCGTTGGTCAGGAGATACAACAGATAAAAGCCACCCTTCATGCCGTAGGTATCGGTATTTGGGATATTGATATTCTTCAGAATAAAGTAATACTGGACACCACATGTAAAGAGCTATTCGGCTTACCGCCGGTGACAAATATTACCTATGAAATGTTGTTAGGCAGCCTACATCCGGCAGACAGGCAACAGGTGCGTGAGTCCGCTAAGAAACTCATACAAAAGCAAGTTGACAACAGCATCAACCTGCGATTCAGAACTGCCGATGTAGATAATCGCTCGCTGCGCTGGATACAGGTAAAAGGGCAGGTATACTTCACCCCTGAAGATTCAGCTGCACGCCTCTCCGGCATGGCGATGGACATCACCAGTGAAGTCGCCGCCAATGAAAAAGCCGAAGTAGCAGAAAGACTCTCCACTATCGCTATGGAAAGTTCCGGTGCCGGATCATTCACCATCGATTTCGCCAGTGATACCATCACCTATTCCCCCTCGCTCGCACACATGATCATGGGCGAACGGATGGGAGGCACTCAATTCAGAGATATTTTTCTCCCTTATGTACACCCCGAAGACCGCAAGATAAGAGAGGCCGCTTATGAAGAAGCCATGGACACTGGTATACTCAGCTACGAATGCCGGTTCATATGGAAAGACGGCACTGTACACTGGGTCAAAATCAGGGGTAAATATTACTATGACCTCACGGGCAGGCCTGTATCTTTTTCAGGCATCGGTCTGGATGTGACAGAATCCAGGGAACATACCCGTCTGCTCAAAGAAGTAGAACAACGTTTCCTCCTGGCATTTAATAATTCAAGTATCAGCATGGCCTTCCTTGATAAAAACGGGGTCATACAGGAGGTGAATAAAGCCTTTGCAGGATTACTGGGATATGCACAGCCAGAGCTGTCAGGTATGCACTACAGAAGTATTGTGCAGGCAGACTACAGAGGGGAAAGCGACAAGTTATTCGCCAGCCTTGTCAATGGCGAACAGGAATTTTACAACCAGATCAAACAATACTATCACCAGGATGGCAGTGTACGCTGGGTACAGGTGAACATTGCTACCGTGGCAATGGAAGAAGCCAATTCCACACACATCCTCGCTATCGCTTTTGATATAGGCAATGAAGTAGCCGTACGCAAAGAACAGCAACAACTCCTGTCATTGGTAGAAAACAGTAATGACCTGATCATGGTCAGCAACCTCGAAGGCAATGTCACCTACATCAACGAGGCAGGCGTCCGGTTGCTGGGCTTACCCAACAAAGCTTCAGCCATTACTCACTCTATGAAAGACTTTTTTGAGCCAACCTTTTTCAATCAGGTAAAGGACTCAATCATTCCCGAACTGCTCAGAGAAGGTAAATGGACGGGTAGACAAACCTACCAACATCAGGAAACAGGAGAACCACTGCCATTCATGACGAACGCTTTCAGGCTGGATAGCCCTATGAGCGGAAAACCGATTGCGGTAGCAGGTGTAGCCAGAGACCTGCGTACAGAACTGGAAACACAAAAAGCCCTTCTTGAAAGTGAAAACAGGTTCCGCTCACTGGTGGAAGAAGCACCTGTACCGACCGCCCTTTATGTAGGCAGAGAACTGATCATCGAAGTAGCCAATGAGGCAATGCTCAATTTATGGGACAGGGGTAGCGCCATCATTGGCCTTCCACTAACCAGGGCAATACCAGAGATTCACGGACACTCTTTCCTCAATATCATGGATCATATCTTCAATTCAGGAGAGGTATATCATGGTCGTGAAATGCCGATCGATCTTGTGATCAATGGCCGTGCAACACTTCTGTACCTGAATATTACCTTCAAGCCATTGCTTAATCCGCAGGGGGAAGTGTATGCTATTATGAATATGGCCACAGATGTAACCCAACAGGTACTAGCCAAAAATAAGATCCTGGAAAATCAGAGTTTCCTGGAATCTGAAGTACTAGAGCGTACAGAAGAACTGGCTGCTTCCAATGAAGAACTGGCGGCGATGAACGAAGAATTGCAGGAGGCAAATTTGCACCTGGTGCGTTCTAACCAGGAGCTGGAACAATATGCGTATGTAGCGAGTCATGACCTGCAGGAGCCTTTGCGCAAAATCCGGATCTATGCAGACCTGTTATCGAACAAAGATGACCTGAATATTGAACATAAACGCCTGGTAGACAAAATCAATCAGTCGTCCGAACGTATGTCTATGTTAATCAAAGACCTGCTGGAATTTTCCCGCCTGCTGGAAACGGGGAATATGATGCGGGATGTAGATCTGACAGAGCTGCTACTGATGGTGAGCAAGGATTTTGAATTGATCATTGAAGAAAAGAAAGCCCGGATTAATATTGGTAAATTGCCTGTGATACAGGGCGTGCCATTGCAAATGAATCAGTTATTTTACAACCTGATGAGTAATGCGTTGAAATTTACACAGGAAGGTGCAACACCGGTGGTAGAAATACAGGCCCGCGTTATTTCACTGGCAGAAGTGGCTAATTACCTGCGTATGCCGGAGCAGGGCAGACAGTATTACGATATTTCATTCAGAGATAACGGGATAGGCTTTGATAATAAATATTCAGAGCAGATCTTTGAAGTGTTTAAACGCCTGCATAACAGGAACCAATATCCCGGATCAGGTATCGGATTGTCGTTGTGCAGAAGAATAGTGGGGAACCATGGCGGACATATGTATGTGCTGTCAGCCCCAAATGAAGGGACGATCTTTCACATCATTCTGCCAGGAAAGCAATAA